The Desulfobacterales bacterium DNA segment TTAAAATAACTGAATGGATTTTATACAGGTTGGCCATTTTTGCATGTACCTAAATCCCGGGTTCAGCGGTCCTGCAAAAATGGCCAACCTGTTTTCAGAACACCGGAGCCGGTTCTATTTTTTGCTATGGTAAACGCTTGACTGATATATGAACTCAGATCAAATACACGGATTTTGTAAAAGACTGATCCTGTGGTACAACACCCATCACAGGCATCTTCCCTGGCGTCAAACGGACAATCCCTATCGTATCTGGGTCTCGGAGGTGATGCTCCAGCAGACACAGGTAAAAACCGTTGTTCCCTATTACCGGAAGTTTGTCACAAATTTTCCGGATATACATCAATTGGCGGGTGCCGGTCTGCAGGATGTTCTCAAGGCATGGGAAGGCTTAGGCTACTATGCACGTGCACGAAATCTGCATCGGGCGGCTCAATTGATTTTTTCTGATTACAGCGGACAGATTCCGGATTCCTTCAAAGCGTTCAAACAACTTCCCGGGGTGGGAGATTACATCGCTTCGGCAGTATTGAGCATTGCATTTCACCAGCCTTATTCAGTGGTTGATGGAAATGTAAAACGCGTGCTGTCACGTTTGTTTCAGATCGATGTTCCGGTAAATCAGTCGTCATCGTATGCCGTATTCCGGCAGCTGGCGGAATCGTTACTGGATCGGAACAGCCCCGGCGTATTCAATCAGGCCATGATGGAACTCGGTGCCCTGGTTTGCAGACCCGGTAGCCCTGATTGTGCCATATGCCCG contains these protein-coding regions:
- the mutY gene encoding A/G-specific adenine glycosylase, translated to MNSDQIHGFCKRLILWYNTHHRHLPWRQTDNPYRIWVSEVMLQQTQVKTVVPYYRKFVTNFPDIHQLAGAGLQDVLKAWEGLGYYARARNLHRAAQLIFSDYSGQIPDSFKAFKQLPGVGDYIASAVLSIAFHQPYSVVDGNVKRVLSRLFQIDVPVNQSSSYAVFRQLAESLLDRNSPGVFNQAMMELGALVCRPGSPDCAICPVQSACSACQHGHVDVYPRRVIKKAVPEYRISAGVIQKDDLVLITRRKLDGLLGGLWEFPGGKAQHGEDAESACIREIREEVNLEVEIEAYITRVRHAYTHFKIVMDVFKCRYVSGDIKLNGPMDYRWIAMGEIDRYPFPKANHKFIPLIRLCD